One genomic window of Magnetococcales bacterium includes the following:
- a CDS encoding divergent polysaccharide deacetylase family protein translates to MGESNPEKRPFFSSRLFYLASFFLIIGLLAGAFWIMEHDPGLRGPANPLPKESVPAAAEPARSGSAAVSEARSPEALISGDPSVATSGGRITAPMDEKPGSTERSFPESGALSSQEKTIIPARDGFTDLHTEPATTTDTASPEHSTPPSAPGPGIMPGDIVPKSFLPDPFINSMLEDSFPEKEPEKGDTTSDPTLRPATRLKPEPEATSASPPRATGEKKDHSSVAPEGGQEILYEEELPTVEPPPEKHDQRSVPLATTWKQSSGPRIALVIDDLGYNRPISKAIVLLPADLTLAVLPGGGSSKEVAEMARASGRELILHQPMQPQGYPGIDPGPGALFSSMSEDRIQEILKENFKLFPNAIGLNNHMGSHLTNDSRVMDAVMRFLKPRGLIFFDSRTSARSVAESRARAMDIPTARRDVFIDNVQDKQAILKRLEELVTIAKSHGRSIGIGHPHQATLDALRDWLPSLRGKGIELARLSHFLTQPSLTKETKPVPVLEERKATVRPGSVDPVEKIDGDGLEEEQPASGRAPRVGSVSE, encoded by the coding sequence TTGGGAGAATCCAACCCGGAAAAACGGCCTTTTTTTTCAAGCAGATTGTTCTACCTGGCGTCGTTTTTTCTGATCATTGGCCTTCTGGCCGGCGCCTTCTGGATCATGGAACATGATCCGGGTCTTCGCGGTCCCGCCAATCCCCTTCCGAAGGAATCCGTTCCCGCCGCTGCCGAACCCGCAAGATCGGGTTCGGCAGCGGTATCGGAAGCGCGTTCTCCCGAGGCTTTGATTTCAGGCGATCCTTCCGTCGCGACCTCGGGCGGACGGATTACCGCGCCAATGGATGAAAAACCTGGTTCAACGGAACGATCCTTTCCGGAAAGCGGAGCGCTTTCTTCCCAGGAGAAGACCATCATTCCAGCCAGGGATGGTTTTACCGATCTGCATACGGAACCCGCCACCACCACAGACACGGCATCTCCGGAACATTCCACACCGCCTTCGGCTCCCGGGCCTGGAATCATGCCGGGCGACATCGTGCCAAAATCTTTTCTTCCCGATCCGTTCATCAACTCCATGTTGGAAGATTCCTTCCCGGAAAAGGAACCTGAAAAAGGTGACACGACCTCCGATCCCACATTACGGCCAGCCACCCGTTTGAAACCGGAACCGGAGGCCACGAGCGCATCCCCGCCGCGGGCGACAGGGGAAAAAAAAGATCACTCTTCCGTAGCGCCGGAAGGTGGACAGGAAATTTTGTATGAAGAAGAATTGCCCACGGTGGAGCCACCGCCGGAAAAGCACGACCAACGATCCGTGCCGTTGGCAACGACTTGGAAACAGTCGTCGGGACCACGGATTGCCCTGGTCATCGACGATCTGGGATACAACCGACCCATTTCCAAGGCCATCGTCCTGCTGCCCGCCGATTTGACGCTGGCGGTCTTGCCGGGAGGTGGTTCTTCGAAGGAGGTTGCTGAAATGGCCCGCGCTTCGGGCCGGGAGCTGATTCTCCATCAACCGATGCAACCCCAGGGGTATCCCGGAATCGATCCGGGACCGGGAGCCCTTTTTTCATCGATGTCCGAGGATCGGATTCAGGAGATTCTCAAGGAGAACTTCAAACTTTTTCCGAATGCCATCGGCCTTAACAACCACATGGGTTCCCACCTTACCAATGATTCCAGGGTCATGGATGCGGTCATGAGGTTTCTCAAACCGCGTGGCCTGATTTTTTTCGACAGTCGGACCTCCGCCCGTTCCGTTGCCGAAAGCAGAGCCAGGGCCATGGATATTCCCACTGCCCGAAGGGATGTGTTCATCGACAATGTGCAGGACAAGCAGGCCATCCTGAAAAGGCTCGAAGAGCTTGTCACCATCGCCAAAAGCCATGGGCGATCGATCGGGATCGGACATCCGCATCAGGCGACCCTCGATGCCCTGCGGGATTGGTTGCCCTCGCTTCGCGGCAAGGGAATTGAACTGGCACGCCTTTCGCATTTTCTTACCCAACCTTCATTGACCAAGGAAACCAAACCGGTCCCTGTTTTGGAAGAACGGAAAGCGACCGTCCGGCCAGGTTCCGTGGACCCGGTGGAGAAAATTGACGGTGATGGCCTGGAAGAGGAACAACCGGCTTCCGGGCGTGCTCCCAGGGTTGGTTCAGTTTCCGAATAG
- a CDS encoding peptidoglycan DD-metalloendopeptidase family protein, translating to MRPIPEKTTPGKALFFGLGLLLAAMPGFQALASPESQLQLQRHRLKLNQTLKSLRNEARELQEHQGLEQGLLGELELLDQQLLDLATQKENLAAQVQTAREELPQLAEKIDSLTAEQKKIKADLALHLRLMYHLGGQGILKIVLSQENFSQARQGFLYHGRMIQARNKQFQQYTENLEKLRQITENHKALLARTQTLADALAVRMVELDNKKQERSRLLAGIREKKNLHQQKVMELQRARGILGAFVDKLHDALDDPSPVATEEKEPPRENRRHSQPAASTAPADDHAATRQEFERISQKKGQLPPPVKDRPGQNRPPGLFYPVESDTAIRAVYRGQVVYADWFRGYGLLIILNHGDHVYSLYGHNRKLLVAPGDWVEAQEKIAESGDTGSLEGISGLYFEIRDKGRSVNPRVWLGS from the coding sequence ATGCGTCCGATACCGGAGAAAACAACGCCAGGGAAGGCGTTGTTCTTCGGATTGGGGCTCCTTCTGGCCGCCATGCCCGGATTCCAGGCCCTGGCCTCCCCCGAATCGCAACTCCAACTCCAACGCCATCGCCTCAAACTCAACCAAACCCTGAAAAGCCTGCGCAACGAAGCCAGGGAACTCCAGGAACATCAGGGATTGGAACAGGGACTCCTGGGCGAATTGGAACTCCTCGACCAACAACTCCTGGATCTTGCAACCCAAAAGGAAAACCTGGCCGCCCAGGTCCAAACCGCTCGCGAAGAACTGCCCCAACTGGCCGAAAAAATTGACTCGCTGACGGCGGAGCAAAAAAAAATAAAGGCGGACCTGGCCCTCCACCTCCGCCTCATGTACCACCTGGGAGGACAGGGTATTCTCAAGATCGTCCTCTCCCAGGAAAACTTCAGCCAGGCGCGTCAGGGATTCCTCTATCATGGCCGAATGATCCAGGCGCGCAACAAACAATTCCAACAGTATACCGAAAACCTTGAAAAACTGCGGCAAATTACTGAAAATCACAAAGCGCTCCTGGCCAGGACACAAACCCTCGCCGACGCGCTTGCCGTCCGCATGGTCGAACTTGACAACAAAAAACAGGAGCGTTCCCGCCTGCTTGCCGGTATCCGGGAAAAGAAAAACCTGCACCAACAAAAAGTCATGGAACTCCAACGCGCCCGTGGCATCCTCGGGGCCTTCGTGGACAAACTTCACGACGCCCTTGATGACCCCTCCCCGGTCGCCACGGAAGAAAAGGAACCGCCAAGGGAGAATCGCCGACACTCACAACCCGCCGCGTCAACCGCCCCCGCGGATGACCATGCGGCCACCCGGCAGGAATTCGAACGCATCAGTCAAAAGAAAGGACAACTCCCCCCACCCGTCAAGGATCGTCCGGGACAAAATCGTCCCCCCGGCCTTTTCTATCCGGTGGAAAGCGATACCGCCATTCGGGCGGTCTATCGAGGACAGGTGGTTTACGCCGACTGGTTTCGCGGATATGGTCTGCTCATCATCCTCAACCATGGCGACCATGTCTATTCCCTCTACGGGCACAACCGCAAACTGCTGGTCGCCCCTGGAGACTGGGTCGAGGCCCAGGAAAAAATCGCCGAATCGGGTGATACCGGTTCCCTGGAGGGGATTTCGGGTCTTTATTTCGAAATCAGGGACAAGGGTCGATCGGTCAATCCGCGCGTTTGGCTTGGTTCTTGA
- a CDS encoding 2,3-bisphosphoglycerate-independent phosphoglycerate mutase, with amino-acid sequence MRPKPMTLVILDGWGIRDTRDNNAILLANTPNYDQWLRECPHSKVETCAGHVGLPDGQMGNSEVGHTNLGAGRIVYQDFTRINLAVKNKSMHTNPALLSVIEKARKANGTVHLMGLLSPGGVHSHTDHFLAVVEAAHAQGIKNIFIHGFLDGRDTPPRSALEFIQDFEKGLATIGAGRIVSLSGRYWVMDRDKRWERVVKAYDMLTQGIGQNAATATEGVKNAYARDENDEFVLPTVIGDGDPMHTRVKDGDAILMMNFRADRVREISHAFLDPRQGPGAFTGFERKVVPQRLGYFTLTQYEEGLAGVAIGFPPENLTRILGEEIANAGLKQLRAAETEKYAHVTYFFNGGEEKEFPGEDRLLIPSPKVATYDLKPEMSAIELTDAVLPKIEGGLYDLIIINYANPDMVGHTGIMTAALKAIETVDQCLGRIAAAVRKAGGEMLITADHGNADCMLEETTGQPHTAHTNNPAPLIFLGRPGVQLANGALCDVAPTILTLMGLPQPKEMTGTSLVHFTKDKVAA; translated from the coding sequence ATGAGACCCAAACCGATGACACTCGTGATCCTGGACGGCTGGGGTATTCGGGATACCCGGGACAACAACGCCATCCTTCTGGCCAATACACCCAATTATGACCAGTGGCTGCGTGAATGTCCTCATTCCAAGGTCGAAACCTGTGCCGGACATGTCGGCCTTCCCGACGGTCAGATGGGTAACTCCGAAGTCGGCCATACCAATCTTGGCGCCGGTCGGATTGTCTATCAAGATTTCACCCGCATCAATCTGGCAGTCAAGAACAAGTCCATGCACACCAATCCCGCCCTGCTTTCGGTCATCGAAAAAGCCCGGAAAGCCAACGGCACCGTCCACCTGATGGGATTGCTCTCCCCCGGTGGCGTCCATTCCCATACCGATCATTTCCTCGCGGTCGTAGAAGCAGCCCATGCCCAGGGAATCAAGAATATTTTCATTCACGGTTTTCTCGATGGCCGTGACACGCCGCCACGGTCCGCCCTCGAATTCATCCAGGACTTCGAAAAAGGACTCGCCACCATCGGCGCCGGTCGTATCGTCAGCCTGTCCGGTCGCTATTGGGTCATGGACCGCGACAAACGATGGGAACGGGTCGTCAAGGCCTACGACATGCTCACCCAGGGAATCGGCCAAAACGCCGCTACCGCCACCGAAGGGGTCAAGAACGCCTACGCCCGCGATGAAAACGATGAATTCGTCCTCCCCACCGTCATTGGTGATGGCGACCCCATGCACACCCGGGTCAAGGACGGCGACGCCATCCTGATGATGAACTTTCGCGCCGACCGCGTCCGCGAAATCAGTCACGCCTTCCTCGATCCCCGCCAGGGCCCGGGCGCTTTCACCGGCTTCGAACGCAAAGTCGTTCCGCAACGCTTGGGTTATTTCACCCTCACCCAGTATGAAGAAGGATTGGCAGGAGTCGCAATCGGCTTCCCACCCGAAAACCTTACCCGCATCCTCGGCGAGGAAATCGCCAATGCCGGCCTGAAACAACTGCGCGCCGCCGAAACCGAAAAATACGCCCACGTCACCTACTTCTTCAACGGTGGCGAGGAAAAGGAGTTCCCCGGCGAAGATCGCCTCCTCATCCCCTCTCCCAAGGTGGCCACCTACGACCTCAAACCGGAAATGTCGGCGATCGAACTCACCGATGCCGTTCTCCCCAAAATCGAGGGGGGACTTTATGATCTGATCATCATCAATTACGCCAACCCCGACATGGTCGGTCACACCGGCATCATGACCGCCGCCCTGAAGGCGATCGAAACCGTCGATCAATGCCTCGGTCGCATCGCCGCCGCCGTCCGCAAGGCCGGTGGCGAAATGCTCATCACCGCCGATCACGGCAACGCCGACTGCATGCTCGAAGAGACGACCGGACAACCCCATACCGCCCATACCAACAATCCCGCACCCCTCATTTTTCTTGGTCGTCCAGGTGTCCAACTCGCCAATGGCGCCCTCTGCGATGTCGCCCCCACCATCCTGACCCTCATGGGGCTGCCGCAACCCAAGGAAATGACCGGGACCTCGCTGGTCCATTTCACCAAGGACAAGGTTGCCGCCTGA
- a CDS encoding S41 family peptidase produces MKGLFKSPRSTLFMVSIVAVLLGLHLFSTNVMAVSQVTYEKLRVFSEVFRLIKLNYVEEVDEKSILYGAIQGMLKALDPHSSFLNPDNFKEMRVDTKGEFGGLGIEITQADRGIRVVSPIEDTPAFEAGMKAGDLIIKIEDESTEEMDLMDAVKKMRGKPGTALSLTVIRQGETKPLTFKITRAIIKIRSVKWRLEGDKIGYVRIIQFNEQTYPLLQEAIAELTKTAGSKLKGLVLDLRNDPGGLLDQAVQVADGFLDKGNIVYTKGRIEGKDMSFEAQAGDLIGNAPMVVLINAGSASASEIVAGALQDHHRAVIMGTRSFGKGSVQTIIPLSDGSGLRLTTAKYYTPSGRSIQAKGIDPDIVVEDLDIGGLRKNQPNTTEADLRGHLEDGESTKSQPKKKKKEEVPVTSTPAAPVAPTAPISDPRPEADSEAEPNKDQVTGRSKEDYQLQRALDLLRGFQVLQSRLPGNAWNNLARK; encoded by the coding sequence ATGAAAGGCTTATTCAAAAGTCCCAGATCGACCCTTTTCATGGTCTCCATCGTGGCCGTCCTCCTTGGTCTCCACCTGTTCAGTACCAATGTCATGGCGGTCAGTCAAGTCACCTATGAAAAACTCAGGGTGTTTTCCGAGGTATTCCGGCTGATCAAGTTGAACTATGTCGAGGAGGTGGATGAAAAATCGATCCTCTATGGCGCCATTCAGGGAATGCTCAAAGCGCTCGATCCGCACTCCTCCTTCTTGAATCCGGACAATTTCAAGGAGATGCGGGTCGATACCAAAGGGGAATTCGGCGGTCTGGGAATCGAGATCACCCAGGCCGACCGGGGCATCCGGGTGGTGTCTCCCATCGAGGACACCCCTGCCTTCGAAGCGGGAATGAAAGCGGGTGATCTCATCATCAAGATCGAGGATGAGAGCACCGAGGAAATGGACTTGATGGACGCCGTCAAGAAAATGCGCGGCAAACCGGGGACTGCCCTGAGCCTGACGGTCATCCGTCAGGGAGAAACCAAGCCGCTCACCTTCAAGATCACCCGGGCGATCATCAAGATTCGCAGCGTCAAATGGCGCCTCGAAGGGGACAAGATCGGTTATGTCCGGATCATCCAGTTCAACGAACAGACCTATCCGCTGCTTCAGGAGGCCATCGCCGAACTGACCAAGACCGCGGGGAGCAAACTCAAGGGACTGGTCCTCGACCTGCGCAACGATCCGGGTGGTTTACTTGATCAGGCGGTTCAGGTGGCGGATGGATTCCTCGACAAGGGCAACATTGTCTACACCAAGGGACGAATCGAGGGCAAGGACATGTCCTTCGAAGCCCAGGCGGGTGATCTTATCGGCAACGCCCCCATGGTAGTTTTGATCAATGCCGGTTCCGCATCCGCTTCGGAAATCGTCGCCGGTGCCCTTCAGGATCATCACCGTGCGGTGATCATGGGGACGCGGTCCTTTGGCAAGGGGTCGGTGCAGACCATCATCCCCCTGTCTGATGGATCGGGACTGCGGTTGACCACCGCCAAATACTATACTCCCAGTGGTCGCTCCATCCAGGCCAAGGGGATCGATCCCGACATCGTGGTCGAGGATCTGGACATTGGCGGTTTGCGCAAAAATCAACCCAACACCACCGAAGCCGATCTTCGCGGTCATCTGGAGGATGGCGAATCCACGAAATCACAACCGAAAAAGAAGAAAAAGGAAGAGGTTCCCGTTACTTCCACCCCTGCCGCTCCTGTCGCCCCCACCGCTCCCATCTCCGACCCCCGTCCCGAGGCGGATTCCGAGGCGGAACCCAACAAGGATCAGGTGACCGGTCGGAGCAAGGAAGATTACCAGTTGCAACGGGCCTTGGACCTGCTTCGTGGATTTCAGGTATTGCAAAGCCGTCTCCCCGGCAATGCCTGGAACAACCTGGCCCGGAAATAA
- a CDS encoding GGDEF domain-containing protein has protein sequence MSTITLIETLYDLLKEKKPDLPRALSLIEQARSTGICAEERHHGKAMIEGLFSTLEQWYVDHESFRSALGECRRLLEETRDPTLFARTCTPLLSRTLPERPLRENHDPRKELPGKIIEALKILAEEAPPIRIRLQSLSPEPPSMAQVFKILESKVPVETESPGKRDDERLWDNAWRRLETGLEEMFAHPATNDQTSALFQRKMEPPETKDRSARMARVIEHTEDWMREAGRIGQLLDGCREKGITLKKRIDELELAITASQTASFIDPRTGLSDHSSFSARLNRLLDRASHLGEIFSLGVVRVKTHPSRLSREARESLDDLMQNTATCIRHHLSQSDFIARIAPDRLGLLLPKTGAKRCRELMDTLHHSLAAEIEMIDPAANLHPKIICSGFPFQQGMTIKEIMVQVTRITDDLGPVEPTLTSPSITTSEVTTASEEIILD, from the coding sequence ATGTCAACCATCACCCTGATCGAAACCCTCTATGATCTTCTCAAGGAAAAAAAACCCGACCTCCCTCGTGCCTTGAGTCTCATCGAACAAGCCCGAAGCACCGGAATATGCGCCGAAGAACGACATCATGGGAAAGCCATGATTGAAGGATTGTTTTCCACCCTGGAACAATGGTACGTGGATCACGAATCATTTCGATCAGCCCTTGGTGAATGCCGCCGGCTCCTGGAGGAAACCCGCGATCCCACCCTGTTTGCCCGAACATGTACCCCTCTTTTGTCGCGAACCCTTCCAGAACGCCCTCTCCGGGAAAATCACGACCCGCGGAAAGAATTGCCGGGAAAAATCATCGAAGCCTTGAAGATTCTTGCCGAAGAGGCCCCGCCGATCCGAATCCGACTGCAATCGCTCTCCCCGGAACCACCTTCGATGGCGCAGGTGTTCAAGATACTGGAATCGAAAGTGCCCGTGGAAACGGAGTCCCCTGGGAAACGGGATGACGAACGGCTGTGGGACAATGCCTGGCGTCGTTTGGAAACCGGTTTGGAAGAGATGTTTGCCCACCCCGCGACAAACGATCAAACCAGCGCCCTCTTCCAGCGAAAAATGGAACCGCCGGAAACGAAAGACCGAAGCGCTCGAATGGCGCGGGTCATCGAACACACGGAAGACTGGATGCGGGAAGCGGGACGGATCGGTCAACTCCTCGATGGCTGCCGGGAAAAGGGGATCACCCTGAAAAAAAGGATCGACGAACTGGAACTGGCAATCACGGCCAGTCAAACCGCCAGTTTTATCGACCCCCGAACCGGTCTGTCGGATCACTCGAGTTTTTCGGCCCGGTTGAATCGCCTGCTCGATCGTGCAAGCCACCTGGGAGAAATCTTCTCGCTCGGTGTCGTTCGCGTCAAGACCCACCCATCCCGACTTTCCCGCGAAGCCCGGGAATCATTGGATGATCTGATGCAAAACACCGCCACATGCATTCGTCATCATCTGTCACAATCCGATTTCATCGCGCGAATCGCTCCGGACCGTCTGGGTCTGCTGTTGCCGAAAACAGGCGCCAAACGATGTCGGGAACTGATGGATACCCTGCACCACTCGCTGGCCGCTGAAATCGAGATGATCGATCCCGCGGCAAACCTCCATCCGAAAATCATCTGTAGCGGTTTTCCTTTCCAACAAGGGATGACCATCAAAGAGATCATGGTCCAGGTCACCCGCATAACCGACGACCTGGGTCCGGTGGAGCCAACGTTGACCTCGCCATCGATCACCACCTCCGAAGTCACAACGGCATCCGAGGAGATCATCCTTGATTGA
- a CDS encoding glycine zipper 2TM domain-containing protein, producing the protein MGRGLALSLSLILPAAFISGCESKAQSGAGLGALGGGLIGSLVGPSKNKEQNALIGAAVGGLLGYAVGNEMDKSDRLQVSRALETGRSHEVSEWTNPDTGHHYAVTPLPARRVNGKDCRDVEIDTIIDGRRERATQTACRNADGVWEMK; encoded by the coding sequence ATGGGCCGGGGCTTGGCTTTGAGTCTGTCCTTGATCCTTCCCGCCGCATTCATCAGCGGATGTGAATCCAAGGCACAAAGTGGCGCCGGTCTGGGAGCCCTCGGTGGAGGATTGATCGGCAGTCTGGTGGGACCTTCCAAAAACAAAGAACAAAACGCCCTGATCGGCGCCGCGGTCGGTGGTCTGTTGGGTTACGCCGTCGGCAACGAAATGGATAAATCGGATCGACTCCAGGTCAGCCGGGCCCTGGAGACGGGACGGTCCCATGAAGTCAGTGAATGGACCAATCCCGACACGGGCCACCATTACGCGGTAACGCCGCTTCCGGCACGTCGGGTCAACGGCAAGGATTGCCGGGATGTGGAAATCGATACCATCATCGATGGTCGCCGGGAACGGGCCACACAAACGGCATGTCGCAATGCGGATGGCGTCTGGGAAATGAAATAG